The genomic stretch GGGCGGGATGGGTTTCACCGCCGGCTTTCCTTCCCGGTCTTGGTTCCCGTCTCAAATTCCCGACTGCATCCCCGGCTATCCTCCCCCGGTTCCTCTCTCCCCGCAGCCCCACAATCCGGGGACAGGGACGCCCCAGCGCTTCCCACAGCATTCCCGGAGCGATGGGGAACACCGGGAGAAGCGCCTGCAGGCATCACGGGGTGCGGAGCGGGGTAATGCAGTGAGAAGGGGATAAAGTGGCCCCTCGGTGGGACAAAGAAGAACCAAGAGGTGCCGGGGGGTATTCGGGGTGTTGGCCACAGCAAACCACCCCGGCTGTGCCAAAGGACGTGTTTGCTCCAGACCTGGCACTGCCGGCCACAGGATGTGGGTGCCGATAATTCAGGTGGCTGGAAGCCTAATGGGGTGGAATCATGGGTAAAGAATCCGTGGAGGATGGTTGAACAAACACGGCAGTGGCACCTCCTCGGCTTCAGAAAGTCCCTGAGTCACGGCAGTGCCCCGGCTGTGCTGGATGGGTGCAGGTGCGGGACTGGCCCCGCTGTTGGGGCTCCCTGTGTACCCCACAGACTCTGTCTCTGTTTTCAGCCATGTCCTGGTTCCCCTGGATGGGCATCCCTGAGCACACAGTGAGATTGGAGCTCTGCTTGTCCCACAGGTCCCCACAGATCTGGGCACcacaataaaaaagaataaagctattagagagtgtccaaaggaggctGCAAAGAGTCTAGAGGGGAAGTCacatgaaaagctgctgaagtcCCTTGgtctgttcagtctggagaagagaccTCATtatgggctggagctgcctcaggaggggcagcagagggcagctccaatctctgctctctgtggtAGTAACAGGACCCGAGGGAATGGCtagagctgtgtcaggggaagtttagtttggatattaggaaaaggttctttgcccagagggtggtcaggcactgaaCAAACTCCCCAGGGAAGTGTCCCCAAGGCTGACAtagctccaggagcatttggtcaatgctctcaggcacagggtgagaTTCTTgagtcctgtgcagggccaggaattacagaatcatagaacaatttggaagtgaccttaaagatcatctcgtTCCATCCCACTGCCatgcacagggacaccttccactatcccaagtcgctccaaaccccatccagcccgGCCTCGGACGCCTCCAGcgatggggcagccacagcttctctgggcagcctgggctcctccctaccctcacagggaagacttttttcctaatatctaatctaatcctgctctctttcagttcGAACCGAAGGATCTGCACTCTGATGATCCAGCTGGGGACACGATCGCGATGCACCCCCGGTCTCGACTGAGGCACCGGCGCCTGTAGGAGGACACGGGAGCCTCGGGGCGCGGGCAGGATTCGAACCCGCGTGGCTGCCGCCGATCCCCCCTGCCCGCCAGGGGGCGCAGCGCTGCCCTCacccaagatggcggcggcgccTTCACGTCCCCGAGcgtttcccccctccctccctccctccttcccgcGGGCAGGGGCCGGACGGGCCGCGCCGCCATATTGGCTGTTGTCCTGGCTGCGGCGGGCTCGCCATGACTCGCCGGCGGAACAAGGCGGCAACGGCGGCAACGGCGACGGCAGCGGCGGCAGGTGGCTCCGGGCCTCGCCGTGACAGGATGGCGGGTCCCGACGTCGGgcctcccccgccgccgccaccacCGGAACCGCCCGCCCCGCCTgaggtggcggcggcggcgggcagcggcggggaGTCGGGCAGAGGCAGCGCGCAGGTACCGGGGTAGCGCTGCGGCGGGCACGGGGCTGGCTCCGAGGGGGGTTCAGCCTGAGCGGGGACGGGGCCCTGCCCCTCGCACCCCATCCCCCCCGGGCCCTGCCCATCCCCGCCCCGACCCCCGGCTCGGAGCATCCCTGcggatggggctgggagcgcTCCCAGAGCGCCCCGCGGGCGGGCCcagccccgcacagccccgcacAGCCCTGCCGCTGGGCGATGGCAGGTGGCTCCAGCATCCTCATTCAGCGCGCTTCTCCCTGCTGGACACACCTGGCTGCCGCCACCTGCTCCCGGTTGTGGGCTGCGAGGCGGGGGTGGGCGTCGGGTGTGGATGTGCTGGGTGGATTGGGGACAGCCGTGGTGTCACCAGCCGTGGTGTCACCCGCCATGGTGGCGGTGTCAGCTGGGACGCGGGGTGGCCCCGTTGCTCCCCCCTCGCCGTGGGTGGGCAggggggctgtgcccccacTCTGCTCTCCTTGGCCTCTGACCTTTGCTTCACCTTGAGCCTGCAGACGCCATCtgtttggcagcagcagctcaatgCACGGCTCATTGTGGCAGGGCCCCGCTGCGCCGGCAGACAATGGGGGCCCCCTCGCCCGCGCCACGCCGGGCTCGTCACGGCTGTCAGGGCTCCGGCGAGCCCGAGGGATGCAGCCCGGCTCCTGCAGGGAAGCCCCaacctggctgtgcctgtgcagggagagcaTGAAGCAGCACGGGGGGCTGCACCCCACCCTGGCACATCAGCACCGCTGGCTGTGCAGAACAAAGAGGCGGGAGAGAGGGCTTGGGGCTCTTGGGTGACACAGTGGGGGCATATGATGGGCGAGGAGGTAGAGCTGAGGCTGTCAGACTCACCTTTCATATCCCTCTGTGGGATTTCTGTGGGTCTTGCTTTGCCGTGCAAGTACCCTCAGTCTCACTGTACCAGAGGTGATGGTGGGAGTTGCTGATGGCTTCCCAGCCTTGCTTGGTGGCAAGGCTGGCTCTTTGGCATGCTGTGATCTTCCCAGAAGTCCAAACACTCCCAAGCTGGCACGTGGCAGGTTGGCAGCAGCTGGTCAgcctgaggctgctctgctccagtggGAGAAGGTGCAATACCACGTGTAGCCTGTAAGAATTTCCTTGGTTTGGTGTCAGCGTCCTGAGGTCTCCTTCACTGTCTCATCTGCCCCACATCTGCGCCAGATCACACCTGGGTGACTCACAGTCTGTGTGTCCTTCCTCAGGTGCTGCCCACCGCCAACCAGTCCGTGCAgacctgctgcctgctctgtcaCCGGGAGCGCAAGGACTGGGGAGGGCCGTCCCACAATGGGCTGGTTTCCCCGGGCGAGAGGCTGCCACCCGACTTCGTGCCAACGCTCGTGCAGAACCTCCTGGGAGAAATGCCCCTGTGGATCTGCCAGAGCTGCCGGAAGAGCGTGGAGGAGGAAGAGCGACGGGCGGTGCAGGAGCAGGCCCTGGCGGTACGCGCTCACGGGGCTGGGGTTtggaaggcagggctgtggctctggggacagggcactGACCACCCTGTGGCACTGACTGCGTGTGTGGGTCCCGTCCTCACTCTGAGCTGAGTGTCCCAGACATCCCAGCCTTCacttccctgcccagggctgcctctggctcagcagggacaggccctGTTGGGGCAGTGTGTGGTGCTGGGGAGGCTCATCCAGCAGCTTGCCATGCcttggagctgccaggctggcaagGCTGACAGTGCCActgctttcctctgctgcacGTTGTGCCGcgtcccccagccccggggctgctccctTCATGACGCAGAGAGAGGCAGCGGCTGCCAGGGCAAGTGCCTGCCTGTGCGTGGGGCTTGGGTAGAGGAGCTGCCTCCTACCTGGCTTTATTTAACCCTGCCCTGGTGTGAGTGAgaccagcacagggacacagcacaggtgtGTGGCCCTTGGCATGGCCCAGCCTCTGTGAGCCAGGCTGTGTTGGTGTGGATGGAGGGGATGTTTGTCACTCCCAAGACAGTGATAAAAGTGGTTCACATGAGCTGAGCCCCTGCTGCAATGGAGGAGTCTTAGTGCTGACCCCTGGGGGCCAAGGTGTCACCTCAGCCACTTCATTCTGTGTTTCCTTTGATAGGTCTCGTTATCCCACACATCCTGCAAGTCGCAGTCTTGTGGGGGTGGCTCacactcctcttcctcctcctcctcgtcttCTTCCTCCTCGTGCCATGGGAACTCAGGGGACTGGGACCCCAGCTCGTTTTTGTCTGCTCACAAGCTCTCGGGCCTCTGGAACTCACAGCACACCAACGGGACCGTGCAGGGCAGCCCCCTTGGGACTCCCCCAGCTGCACTAGGTGAGCTGAAGCTGGCTGTGGGGTTGAGCAGAGCTTTCTGCCCAGTTCTTGGCCTAGGTGGTTTCCTTGTGGGCAAGAGTGGGCAGGCTGGGCCTCTGAATCTCAGTACCAGCAGCACATTGGGCCCCTTTGAAAAAGGCAGATGGTGCTGGGattcagccccagctctgctgtccttccAGGTGACAAGCACCCCGGCCTTGCTCTGTCTCCGGAGTGCGCCAGCCAGGTGTCGGCCATGGCGCCGGGGCTGAAGGCCTGTCCCTACAGCCACACGGCCTCTGCCACCTCCAGCACCGCCACACCGGGCTCGCCTCTGCCTACCTCACTCGACTTCTGCAAGACACTGCCGAAGCAGTTCAAAAGCTTGTGCCGGAGGGCCACCCCACCAGGTAcgtgcccagggacagcaccgGCCACTGTCCCCCggcctgctgctccagagcctttcCTCTTGCCCTGTTCTccatggggcagggctggatcctGTGGGGGGGGCACGCTGACCCCAAGGCCCTGTGTGAGCAGGGGTGGCTTCTATCCCAAGCACTCTAATATCTGGGAGGAGAAACAGCTTGTGCAAAGGTGGTGGGTGGCTCTGAGCATGGCCTTGGTCCgtgcagcacagccagtgtCTGActgtctctgctcctgcctctctgcaggTGAGGCCTTCCACTCCTCAGAGCATCATCAGCACTCCGACCTCACTGCTCCTCCCAACAGTCCCACGGGCCTCCCCTCGCAGCCCCCGGCGCTGATCCCCTCCAAGCAGACCCCTCCCCACGCGGGGCCCTTCAGCTCCCCGCCGCACATCCCGCTGGGCACCTCCTCGCAGGCCGCGCTCTTCCCCGCTCCCAGCGCGCAGGCGGCGGCCCCCAAGCCGGTGTCCGAGTCCCCTCCGGCCAGCGCGGCCTCTCACAGCCCAGGGCCGTGCAAGAGCCCTCACCTGCCCCCTGCCAACGTGCCCCTGCTGAAGATGCCGCCGCCGCTGTCGGGCTGTGCTCATCCCTGCAACGGgcactgcagcacttcactcattcctcctcctgcctcccaccaGCTGCCCAGCACGAACAGGTGAGTAAGGGAGCCCTGTCTGcttccagcctttccttgtgGGGCCATATGCCTTTTCTCCCATCCCTGACCATGGATGCACTTCTCCCTGTGGAGGGACTGACCGCCCTGGCATGGTGGTGCAGGAAGCTGCTGTCTTTGTGGGCCAGTTCCACTGCTGCAGACTGAAGGTGAAGCTCTTTCTCTGCCAGCGCGTGTTGCTCCTGCGGTTGTACTTTGGTTCTGTGGTGCAGAAGAGGCTATGCTTCTCCTCCAGCTAAAAGACCCAAAGAAACACCCTGATCAACCTGCAGTGGGCCAACAGGATCTATGTCAGTGAGACCTGTcaggcagctgtggcactgagcaAAGGTCCTCGAGAAGATGAAGCCTGTGGACTTGTTCTGCTCACCTGTTCCTCCGGCCCTCTTtgggctgcctgtgccctggAAGAAAGCACATTGCTTCCTCTCTGCTAATTAGCTCTCTCTGTGGAGAGCCAGTCGGGTCCTGAGCTGGATCTTGAGGAATGACACtgtgggctgtgccctggcctCACTGTCTCTGAGCTGGCTAGCCTGTGCCCTTGTGAGCTGGGCCTGCCTCACACAGGGGGATGTCTGGCAGCTGCACAGTCCCAGTGTTCCTCAGCTGTGCTACCCAATTCCCCCAGTGAGTAccgtgccctgccctgctcccagcccagggccgGGCTcgctggggctctgctgcaccAGCCTCTGCTGGCCAGAGGCCCTGAGGGCTGGGAGAGACAGATTACTGCTCCTGTGGGCTCCTCGGGCATCTTCCCCAGAAGACGAGAATGCAGGGGAGGGGGTTTGTCCTGCAAATCCTTCTGCTTGGGCACAAGCTTCCCCAGGAGGGCTGTTCCTACATGCATAGCACGGGGCAATTTTTGAGATACCCTGGCACCTGCTCACCTCTCACccttctccccttctcctcagggACCCCTCTTGCAAAGGGCACAAATTCCCGAACGGTACCAGCTGCCACCCGCCGCAGCCCTGCGAGGCAGACGAGGGGCTCGGGGAGGATGAGGACAGCAGCTCAGAGCGCAGTTCCtgcacctcctcctccaccaaCCAGAAAGATGGGAAGTTCTGTGACTGCTGCTACTGTGAGTTCTTCGGCCACAACGCGGTGAGTGAGGGGCTGGTCTGCAGCCACCCCTGGTCCTTGCTTTGGTGGGGAGACATCACTtggtccctgtgcccagagtGGGAGGTGGGCTGGTCACAGCTGTTCCCTGCAGGACGTACATCCCCACTCCTTTCTACCCTGCTTCATCAGCCTGCTGGTCCCTTGCTCCCGACTCGCAGCCGCCTGCCCGgccccagggctcagagcagccgGCCAAGCCCTGTGGCTTCACAGTGGAAGAGCTCACTAGGGCTGTGCTGACTTGTCTTGCTGAGACTGCAGGGAAGGGAGTGGCTGGAATGTCACAGGGGGCTgttggggga from Camarhynchus parvulus chromosome 13, STF_HiC, whole genome shotgun sequence encodes the following:
- the FAM193B gene encoding protein FAM193B produces the protein MTRRRNKAATAATATAAAAGGSGPRRDRMAGPDVGPPPPPPPPEPPAPPEVAAAAGSGGESGRGSAQVLPTANQSVQTCCLLCHRERKDWGGPSHNGLVSPGERLPPDFVPTLVQNLLGEMPLWICQSCRKSVEEEERRAVQEQALAVSLSHTSCKSQSCGGGSHSSSSSSSSSSSSCHGNSGDWDPSSFLSAHKLSGLWNSQHTNGTVQGSPLGTPPAALGDKHPGLALSPECASQVSAMAPGLKACPYSHTASATSSTATPGSPLPTSLDFCKTLPKQFKSLCRRATPPGEAFHSSEHHQHSDLTAPPNSPTGLPSQPPALIPSKQTPPHAGPFSSPPHIPLGTSSQAALFPAPSAQAAAPKPVSESPPASAASHSPGPCKSPHLPPANVPLLKMPPPLSGCAHPCNGHCSTSLIPPPASHQLPSTNRDPSCKGHKFPNGTSCHPPQPCEADEGLGEDEDSSSERSSCTSSSTNQKDGKFCDCCYCEFFGHNAPPAAPTSRNYAEIREKLRSRLTKRKEELPQKLGHNSSSGEPAVDHRNVDELLDYINSTEPKPLNSAKAAKRARHKQKKKEKEKAQLEAEAQKRAERAPAASQAREPAEEKLLEWPELELERVNSFLSSRLQEIKNTIKDSIRASFSVYDLNLDVNDFPKKAAVLEQKNLLSNLNGSSDLQDIDLALAPLSLGPAKSHTLLRGEPGPRWGEGPGEPLPAPAAENGVVKRLSAVPSLSRMIWVQSKAADSAVDGPGPGLEPQEGPQPKGPEPLPTGSRQRKNKRQNGQAKKGEGSTAVPSGQARLESPGGKGQVLGTKHPSKASAPEPARASGCAEPGESGKGQPWACGSAARGDKERTGEWKGRRGEGKAELPDLAPQQPPALATHLTLGGSPQPKGKSRKSRNKVEKSNTSIDDVFLPKDLDGAEMDETDREVEYFKRFCLDSAKQTRQKVAVNWTNFTLKKTTSSAAQ